In Pleuronectes platessa chromosome 4, fPlePla1.1, whole genome shotgun sequence, the following proteins share a genomic window:
- the adamts12 gene encoding A disintegrin and metalloproteinase with thrombospondin motifs 12, translating into MRCPQERPVPLLLLLHFVFILASGHEELPDSGTVFSLFAEQGRLFQSESDASIVHPEKTDAHGEFITHSLSHHFQGGRVRRDLRPLAAEEQVYYKVNYRGRALLFNLTANNNLLSNGYILERRNGSANRTEHRPSGGISCHLLGTVETSDVRGTAAISTCKGLRGFFSLPEGQYFIEPAQKPADDPSGTPEPHVVYPRAPAENHRKKRSPESKDTPGACGVQDAPGDSVQVEREREEWEREQQGGEDQARSRSQRSVSRDRWVESMVVADSKLIEYHGSDNVESYIFTIMNMVAGIFHDASIGNAVHVILVRLILLQGDEKGLKIDHHADSTLASFCAWQKNLNPQSDTHPAHHDVAVLVTRKDICAGMNQPCETLGLSHLSGMCQPHRSCNINEDSGLPVAFTVAHEMGHSFGIHHDGQGNDCELAGKHPFIMSRQLMYDSSPLTWSSCSKEYITRFLDRGWGFCLDDRPSKRDLTTPLARLGVRYTTHHQCQLQYGPNATFCPEVDNVCQILWCSVNGSCRSKLDSPIDGTRCGPEKWCISGECVIVGKLPETVNGGWGQWSTWSHCSRTCGTGVQSAERECNSPKPEFGGKYCTGERKRYRTCNTKPCQKGKPTFREMQCSEFDTVAYKNELYQWIPVFNPLNACELHCRPVNENFSEKMLDAVTDGTTCFMNNKSRNICVNGVCKDVGCDCGIDSNALEDRCGVCLGDGTSCETVYKSFNEADGFGYVDVGVIPEGARDILVTEVEEAGNFLALRSEASEEYFLNGNFIIQWNGEYQAGETTFYYERSGNMENLTAPGPTKQPVMLQLLFQEKNMGIKYEYTIKKTKEAGNEIIEPTYGWRHGAWTDCSTTCGLGEQFQPVRCFEVDMGVVDESLCDSEICPEDRHRRCKTMDCPARWWVGGWQQCTATCGSDGMRKRTVLCVRTVSAEERVLHPVECKHLLKPKPVVQCNRDVPCGQDWAVGDWEECPVTCGGSVRSRIITCALAPKKTCDPSTKPRSRSLCALQSCPNASLRRRPGPPPKYRRFYPPKSRPAQPPASPTWAPTSPTATVPATKKISKETTTAVVPSTESPSTPETTTPEVIEKDDDYEFSVVVRKDGDKKEDVFPSKPSPVEKEKKASRDEKENMEGEEGSTPNVVMFTPGYDYAVEDVTAEEEGIIDLDVSTTATSLKNPPTSTTSQTSPPTVRATRAPTTTSSSTPLTSTEPWVKTTRHLSNPHTSPRSHWTHRAPLTTPMYKKLSTPSKTSFHTTRAPSTTSRKLFTTAASAQPTVKIIKVKKPAVTPKKSGSVSRGKKPSSRAKGSKNPNQRPGSPVSSSPSDQSPGMARQPVSRDISWVVGNWSECSTTCGIGAIWRTVVCSSPNDEDCANVKRPEPARTCELQPCATWQTGSWSKCPDNCAVVGRRHRDVQCVDSQSKRPLRPFHCQAESSRPVSSLTCPHKPCMTWSISPWGQCSGSCGEGIRERLVYCPEPHRCSTTLRPNNTDTCSLKPCTHWKTEEWEECPASCGGAQQQRQVNCVSDQDSAVMPNSLCEKISKPETLRKCNMQECKTNSGPVCRKNTMSSRFCDKLKLLGRCSLRSVQRQCCVTCGP; encoded by the exons ATGCGATGTCCGCAGGAGCGCccggttcctctgctgctgctgctgcactttgttttcattttggcaTCGGGCCACGAAGAGCTCCCTGACTCTGGCACAGTCTTCTCCCTCTTTGCAGAGCAAG GTCGTTTGTTCCAGTCAGAATCAGACGCGTCCATCGTCCACCCAGAGAAAACTGATGCTCATGGAGAGTTCATTACCCACTCGCTGTCTCACCACTTCCAGGGTGGGCGAGTCAGACGTGACCTGCGACCCCTCGCAGCGGAGGAACAGGTTTACTATAAGGTCAACTACAGGGGTCGGGCTTTACTGTTCAATTTGACTGCCAACAACAACCTGCTTTCAAATGGCTACATCCTGGAGAGGAGGAACGGCAGCGCCAACCGGACTGAGCATCGTCCCTCTGGGGGGATATCCTGCCACCTCCTCGGCACCGTGGAAACGTCTGATGTGAGAGGAACTGCCGCCATCAGCACCTGTAAAGGACTG AGAGGCTTCTTCTCGCTGCCAGAGGGACAATATTTTATCGAACCTGCTCAGAAACCTGCTGACGATCCTTCAGGGACTCCAGAGCCCCACGTTGTCTATCCCAGAGCTCCTGCAGAGAACCACAGGAAGAAACGCAGCCCGGAGTCCAAGGACACGCCCGGCGCGTGTGGAGTTCAAG ATGCTCCCGGTGACTCGGTccaggtggagagggagagggaggagtgggAGAGGGAGCAGCAGGGCGGGGAGGATCAGGCTCGGTCTCGCTCGCAGCGCTCGGTCAGCAGGGATCGCTGGGTGGAGTCCATGGTGGTGGCCGACTCCAAACTCATCGAGTATCACGGAAGCGATAATGTCGAGTCCTACATCTTCACCATCATGAACATG GTGGCGGGGATCTTTCACGATGCCAGTATTGGGAACGCCGTCCATGTCATCCTGGTGCGCCTCATTTTGTTACAGGGAGACGAG AAAGGGTTGAAGATCGATCACCATGCCGACTCCACTCTGGCCAGTTTCTGTGCTTGGCAGAAAAACCTCAACCCTCAGAGCGACACACACCCGGCTCACCATGACGTGGCCGTGCTGGTCACCAG GAAAGACATCTGTGCTGGGATGAACCAGCCCTGTGAGACCCTGGGTCTGTCTCATCTGTCTGGGATGTGTCAGCCTCACCGCAGCTGCAATATCAATGAGGACTCGGGGCTACCTGTCGCTTTCACCGTCGCTCATGAAATGGGCCACAg CTTCGGAATCCATCATGACGGCCAGGGGAACGACTGCGAGCTGGCAGGGAAGCACCCGTTCATCATGTCCCGACAGCTGATGTACGACAGCTCTCCTCTCACCTGGTCGTCCTGCTCCAAAGAATACATCACCCGCTTCCTCGA TCGTGGATGGGGTTTCTGTCTGGACGACCGTCCTTCCAAGAGGGATCTCACCACGCCGCTGGCTCGCCTCGGTGTCCGCTACACCACACACCACCAGTGCCAGCTCCAATATGGCCCCAATGCTACGTTCTGCCCTGAGGTCGAT AACGTTTGCCAGATTCTTTGGTGTTCGGTGAACGGCTCCTGTCGCTCCAAACTGGACTCGCCTATAGACGGCACCCGCTGTGGACCAGAGAAG TGGTGCATCTCGGGCGAGTGTGTGATTGTGGGTAAACTCCCAGAGACTGTGAACGGAGGCTGGGGACAGTGGAGTACCTGGTCTCACTGCTCCAGGACCTGCGGGACAGGGGTCCAGTCAGCGGAGAGGGAATGTAACAGCCCCAA ACCAGAGTTTGGCGGCAAGTACTGCACCGGAGAAAGGAAGCGCTATCGGACATGTAACACAAAACCCTGCCAGAAGGGCAAGCCCACCTTTCGGGAGATGCAGTGCAGTGAGTTCGATACCGTGGCCTACAAAAACGAGCTCTACCAGTGGATTCCCGTGTTCAACCCGT TGAACGCCTGCGAGCTGCACTGCCGACCGGTCAACGAGAACTTCTCGGAGAAGATGCTGGACGCGGTGACGGACGGGACGACGTGCTTCATGAACAACAAGTCCAGGAACATCTGCGTCAACGGAGTGTGCAAG GACGTCGGCTGTGACTGTGGCATCGACTCGAACGCGCTGGAGGACCGCTGCGGGGTTTGCCTGGGCGACGGCACGAGCTGCGAGACGGTCTACAAGTCCTTCAACGAGGCGGACGGCTTCG GGTACGTGGACGTGGGCGTGATACCTGAGGGGGCGCGGGACATCCTGGTAACGGAAGTCGAGGAGGCAGGTAACTTCCTGGCTCTGAGGAGTGAGGCGTCGGAGGAGTACTTCCTCAACGGCAACTTCATCATCCAGTGGAACGGGGAGTACCAGGCCGGTGAGACCACGTTCTACTACGAGCGCAGCGGGAACATGGAGAACCTCACCGCTCCTGGGCCCACCAAGCAGCCAGTCATGCTCCAG CTGCTGTTTCAGGAGAAGAACATGGGTATAAAGTACGAGTACACGATAAAGAAGACCAAAGAGGCCGGAAACGAGATCATCGAACCCACGTACGGCTGGAGACACGGGGCGTGGACGGACTGCAGCACCACCTGTGGCTTAG GTGAGCAGTTCCAGCCGGTGCGATGCTTCGAGGTGGACATGGGCGTGGTGGACGAGTCTCTGTGTGACTCAGAGATTTGTCCAGAGGATCGACACCGAAGATGCAAGACGATGGATTGTCCCGCAAG GTGGTGGGTTGGAGGCTGGCAGCAGTGCACGGCCACCTGTGGATCCGATGGGATGAGGAAGCGAACGGTGCTGTGTGTCCGCACGgtctctgcagaggagagggtCCTCCACCCTGTGGAGTGCAAGCATCTCCTTAAACCCAAACCTGTGGTGCAGTGCAACAGAGACGTTCCATGTGGACAGGACTGGGCGGTCGGGGACTGGGAAGAG TGCCCAGTCACATGTGGAGGAAGCGTTCGCTCACGCATCATCACGTGTGCTCTCGCACCCAAAAAGACCTGTGACCCCTCCACCAAACCTCGGTCCAGATCACTGTGTGCCCTGCAGAGCTGCCCTAACGCGAGTCTACGTAGACGACCTGGGCCCCCCCCCAAATACCGCCGATTCTACCCACCGAAGAGCCGCCCTGCCCAGCCTCCAGCTTCCCCTACCTGGGCTCCCACCAGCCCCACAGCCACCGTCCCTGCGACAAAGAAAATatccaaagaaacaacaacTGCTGTCGTCCCTTCCACCGAATCCCCTTCGACCCCGGAAACCACAACCCCTGAAGTCATCGAGAAAGATGATGATTATGAGTTCAGTGTTGTAGTGAGGAAAGATGGGGATAAGAAGGAGGACGTTTTTCCTTCTAAACCCAGCCCtgtggaaaaggagaagaaagcaAGTCGGGATGAAAAGGAAaacatggagggagaggagggcagTACGCCAAACGTGGTGATGTTCACTCCAGGATATGATTATGCTGTCGAGGATGTGACGGCTGAAGAGGAGGGGATCATCGACCTGGATGTTTCTACCACGGCTACATCCTTGAAAAATCCTCCCACGTCGACCACTTCACAAACAAGTCCACCCACCGTGCGCGCAACCAGAGCACCCaccacaaccagctcctccacccCACTCACCAGCACTGAACCATGGGTGAAGACCACTCGCCACTTATCCAACCCCCACACCAGTCCTCGGAGCCACTGGACACACAGGGCTCCCCTCACCACTCCCATGTACAAGAAGCTATCAACCCCGTCGAAAACCAGCTTCCACACGACGCGAGCTCCTTCCACAACCTCAAGAAAACTGTTCACCACTGCAGCATCGGCCCAGCCCACAGTGAAGATAATTAAAGTGAAGAAACCTGCTGTGACACCAAAGAAAAGCGGTTCTGTCTCACGTGGTAAAAAGCCCTCGTCACGGGCCAAAGGCTCCAAGAACCCAAACCAGCGCCCGGGGAGTCCCGTGAGCAGCTCCCCCAGTGACCAGAGCCCCGGGATGGCCAGGCAGCCGGTCAGCAGGGATATCTCCTGGGTTGTAGGAAACTGGAGCGAG TGTTCAACAACATGTGGCATCGGTGCAATATGGCGAACCGTGGTGTGCAGCTCTCCGAACGACGAGGACTGTGCCAACGTGAAGAGACCTGAGCCGGCACGTACGTGTGAGCTGCAGCCCTGTGCCACCTGGCAAACTGGCAGCTGGAGCAAA TGCCCAGACAACTGTGCAGTGGTGGGACGGAGGCACCGGGACGTCCAGTGTGTTGATTCTCAGAGTAAACGTCCCCTCAGGCCGTTCCACTGCCAAGCGGAGTCCAGCCGACCTGTCAGCTCTTTGACGTGTCCCCACAAGCCCTGTATGACCTGGAGCATATCACCCTGGGGACAG TGCTCTGGCAGCTGTGGCGAAGGCATCAGGGAGCGTCTGGTGTACTGTCCCGAGCCTCATCGCTGCAGCACCACGCTGAGaccaaacaacacagacacctGCAGCCTAAAGCCCTGCACGCACTGGAAGAccgaggagtgggaggag TGTCCTGCGAGTTGTGGTGGggctcagcagcagcggcaggtcAACTGTGTGAGTGACCAGGATTCGGCTGTGATGCCAAACAGCCTCTGTGAGAAGATTTCCAAACCAGAAACACTCAGGAAGTGCAACATGCAGGAATGCAAGACCAACTCAG GTCCAGTTTGCAGGAAGAACACCATGTCCTCACGCTTCTGTGACAAGCTGAAGCTCCTGGGCCGCTGCTCCCTCAGATCAGTCCAAAGACAGTGTTGTGTCACCTGCGGGCCGTAG